One window of Candidatus Binatia bacterium genomic DNA carries:
- the groES gene encoding co-chaperone GroES has product MNLKPLFDNVVVEHVEQDDKTSGGVFLPDTAKEKPQEGIIRAVGSGRVTDKGSVVEMHVKVGDRVLYRKYSGSEVKIDGTEYLIIPEKDILAIVDKVPAGV; this is encoded by the coding sequence GTGAATCTCAAGCCCTTGTTCGACAACGTCGTTGTCGAGCACGTAGAGCAGGACGACAAGACCAGCGGCGGCGTCTTCCTTCCCGACACTGCGAAGGAGAAGCCCCAAGAGGGCATCATCCGCGCGGTCGGATCCGGCCGTGTGACGGATAAAGGAAGCGTTGTCGAGATGCACGTCAAGGTCGGCGATCGCGTGCTCTATCGCAAGTACTCGGGAAGCGAAGTCAAGATCGACGGCACCGAGTACCTCATCATCCCCGAAAAAGACATTCTCGCCATCGTCGACAAAGTGCCGGCCGGCGTCTAA